TCACCCGATTGCGGGGCCGGGGCAGCTCAATGCGCAGATCCTCGCCCACGGTGGCGGCCGGGCCATTGGTCATCATGATAATCCGGTCCGACAGCAGTACCGCCTCGTCGACATCGTGGGTAATCATGATCACCGTGTTGTTCAGCTCCTGCTGGATCTCCATCAGCGAATCCTGGAGATGAGCCCGGGTCAGCGCATCCAGCGCCCCGAACGGCTCGTCCATCAACAGCACACTGGGCTTCATGGCCAGCGCCCGGGCAATCCCCACCCGCTGGGCCATACCACCGGACACCTCTCCCGGCCGCTTGTCGGCCGCGTGGGCCATGTTCACCAACGCCAGGTTATGATGAATCCAGTCGCGCCGCTCCTGCTTGCCCATGGACTTGCGAAACACCTGCTGCACCGCCAGCTCCACGTTCTCATACACCGTCAGCCAGGGCATCAGCGCATGGTTCTGGAACACCACCGCCCGTTCAGGCCCCGGCGAATTCACCTCATGGCCATCCAGTACACAGCCACCCTTGGTGGCCTGTAACAAACCGGCGACGATGTTCAATACGGTCGATTTGCCACAACCGGAATGCCCGATCAGGGACACAAACTCGCCCTTCTGGATCTTCAGATTGACGTTGTCCAGGGCCACGAAGGGGCCTTTGGGCGTATCAAACGCCATTTCAACACCGGTCAGTTCCAAATGCGTCTTGCTCATAGCTGTTACCTCTAAAGCTTGCGGAGCGCCGGGTGGGCAATGCCGCCCGGGACCCTCAAAAACAGGGATGTTTTTGCGGAGCGTACAGGGATGTACTCGCCGCGTGTTTCGGGAGGCGTGACCCACCCGGTGCGGCATGCTCCAAACCAGAAATCACTCATTCCAGGCAACCTTTCGCTGAATCAAGAGCATCACCCGGTCCAGCACAAACCCGATAAACCCGATGGCCAGCACCGCCACCATAATCCGGCTCAGGGACTGGCTGCTGCCGTTCTGGAACTCATCCCATACGAACTTGCCCAGCCCCGGACTCTGGGCCAGCATCTCCGCGGCAATCAGCACCATCCAGGCAATGCCCAGCGACACCCGGAGCCCGGTGAAGATCATCGGCACCGAGGACGGCAGCACCACCTTGCGCACATGGGTCCAGAACGACAGCCGCAGTACCCGGGACACATTCAGCAGGTCCGGATTGACCGCCGCCACGCCAACGCTGGTATTGATCAATGTGGGCCACAGACTGCACAGGGTGACCGTAATCATCGAGGTGATGAACGACTTCTCGAACATTGGATCGTCGCTGACGTAAGTGGCAGACACCACCATGGTCACCAGGGGCAGCCAGGCCAGCGGCGACACCGGCTTGAACACCTGGATCAACGGGTTCACCGCGGCCTGGAAGTGCCGGTTCAGCCCCACCACGATCCCCAGCGGCACCGCGATTGCCGTAGCCAGCACGAAGCCTGCCAGCACCGTGAACAGACTGGTCACGATCTGGTCCGGAAAGGTGGGCGCTCCGGGGTAGGGCCGAATCTTCACGTCCGCTTCCGGGTTGTCGGCCAGAATTCGGGCGTTTCGTTCTTCCTGCATGGCAATGAACTTGTCCGCCCGCTCGCGCTGGTTGACGTGTTCCTGCCAGAGCTGGCCGGATTGTTCCCAGACCTGGGCGGGCCCCGGAAAACTGCCCAGCGAGGTGTCCACCTGGGGCGCCGCCAGGTGCCAGAAGCCGACAAACAGCAGGATACCGATAACGGGCAGCAGCATCTGACGGCCTGTGGCCGCCAGGCCGGCGGGCGATAACGCCTCGCCCAGGGCCTGGAGTTTGCGTTTGAGCCAGCGAGGCGTTTCGGCGCCCGGTGTGGCGGAAGTGATGGTGGTCATGGGACGTCTCCTCCTTGCCAGCCCGGTTACGGGGTCTGGCTTCCTTTCAGGCCAATCTCGAAACTGTCGATGTAGGCGTTGGGCGTGCGCGGGGTGAAGGCCACCCCGTCGATCAGCTCACCCTGGTGCGGGCGCTGGAAGTTCTCGGCCTCGAAATCCGGGAAATCCGATGCCTTGAGGGTGCCGTCGGCGATCAGAGAGCGCGCCGCCTGCTCGTAGATGTCCGCCCGATACACGCGCGCGGCGGTTTCCATGTACCAGCTGTCCGGCTTGGCCTCGGGAATCTGACCCCAGCGGCGCATCTGCGAGAGGTACCAGATGGCGTCTGACGGGTACGGATAGGTGGCGTTGTAACGGAAGAACACGTTGAAATCCGGGACCTTTCGAACATCGCCTTTCTCGTACTCGAAGGTGCCGGTCATGGAATTGGCGATGACGGCCTCATCGGCGCCGACGTAGCTGGGCCGGGCCAGGATGCTCACAGCCTCCTCGCGATTGGCGTTGTTGTTCTCATCCAACCAGTGGGCGGCGCGGATCAGGGCCCGCAGCAGTCGCAGGTGGGTGTTGGGGTAATCCTCGGCCCATTGCCGGGTCACGCCGAAGACCTTTTCCGGGTTGTTCGGCCAGATCTCGTAATCGGTGATCACCGGCACGCCGATGCCCATGAATACCGCCTGCTGGTTCCAGGGCTCGCCCACGCAGTAGCCCTGAATGGTGCCGGCCTCCATGGTAGCCGGCATCTGCGGCGGCGGTGTGACCGACAGGTGTACGTCGGCCTCCAGGGTACCGCTGGTGTCACCGCGCTGTGGCGCGTAGAAACCCGGGTTCAGGCCGCCGGCCGCCAGCCAGTAGCGCAGCTCGTAGTTGTGGGTGGACACCGGGAAGACCATGCCCATCCGGAACCGCTCGCCCTTTTCCCGGGCGGCGTCTACCACCGGCTTCAGGGCACTGGCGCTGATCGGGTGCTGCGGCTTGCCTTCGGCGTTGGCCGGGATCTGCTTGCGCATGGTCTCCCAGACCTCATTGGACACGGTGATGGCGTTGCCATTAAGGTCCATGCTGAAGGCGGTGATGATGTCCGCCCGGGTGCCATAGCCAATGGAAGCACCCAGAGGCTGACCCGCGAGCATGTGGGCCCCGTCCAGTTCCCCGGTAATCACCCGGTCCAGCAGCACTTTCCAGTTGGCCTGGGCTTCCAGCTCCACGAACAGGCCCTCGTCCATAAAGAAGCCCTGTTCCCAGGCGACAGCCAGCGGGGCCATGTCGGTCAATTTGATAAAGCCCAGCTTGAGGTCCGGCTTTTCCGCCGGCCCCACCTCAGCGTGCACCAGGGCAGTGGTGCCCCAGAGCGATGTCAGCAGCAGCAGACTGCAGAGCCTTCTAGCGGTTCGGTGTATGAGTGTGTACATGGCGATACCTCATTCTGTTTGGCCCAAACGCAAAAACGCCTGCCCTCCGTCTCCGGAAAGCAGGCGCCTGTGCCTGGGAATCAGTTGTCTGTTAAATCGTGAACGCGCGTCTCTGTGTATGACACTGCACGTGCTGTGCCATATTTAAAAGGTCATTTAAAACAGCAACCTATAAAATCACGAGGTAGGGCAGGTGGAGAGCGCGGGCAAAGACTCGGGTTGTTTTAGTGCGGCATTGCGTAAATTTGCACCAATTTGAAACCAGGGCGCACCCCGGCGCCAGGGTCGCGCCGAAGGACAACCCTTGTCGGGCGCGCCCGGCTGGCCAGGAGTGCCAACATTGCCGGGTGGCCCTGTTATTGCAGGTACTTCTGAATACGTTCAAGAAAATTTGATTCCACTGGCAAAGAAGCCCGCCCATGATGGCCCCCACGGCCTGAATCCGGCGGGCTTTTTTGTGTCTGATGCATGAGGAAGCGCCGTGACCAGCACCGATCATTCGTCCGCAACCGTCAAGACCACCTGCCCCTACTGTGGTGTGGGCTGCGGAGTAAACGCCAAAGCCACCGGTACCGAGGGCGATCAGACCCATCCTGCGAATCGCGGTCGGCTGTGCGTCAAAGGTTCCGCTCTGCATGAAACCCTGACGCCGGAGGGGCGCCTGTTAAAGCCGTCTGTCCGGGGGCGCGACACCGACTGGTCCACCGCCATTAACGAGGTGGCAGGAGCGATCCGGGAGTCGGTGGACCAGCACGGGCCGGGATCGGTGGCTTTCTATTTGTCCGGTCAGTTGCTGACCGAGGACTACTATGTGGCCAACAAGCTGGCGAAGGGCTTTATCCGCACCCCGCACGTGGACACCAACTCCCGCCTGTGCATGTCATCGGCCGTGGCTGCGCACAAGCGCGCCTTCGGGGGCGATCTGGTGCCGGGCTGCTACGAGGACCTTGAGCTGGCCGACCTGCTGGTGATTGCTGGCAGCAACGCAGCCTGGGCGCATCCCGTGCTATACCAGCGCATGCAGGCCTCGGCCCGTCCGGGCCGCAAAGTGGTGGTCATTGATCCACGCAGGACCGCCACCAGCGACCTGGCGGACCTGCACCTGGCATTGCGGCCGGGCACCGACACCATTCTGTTCAACGGTCTGCTGGTTTGGCTCGCGCACCATGGTGTGGTGGACAAGCACTACCTTGACGCTCATTGCGACGGTTACGAGGACAGCCTCGCCGCTGCCCGCTCCGTGGCGCCCAACGTGGACGCGGTGGCCAGCCTCTGTGATCTGCCGGTGGAGGAGGTAAACCGTTTCTATGAATGGTTCTCGGAGCACCCTCGCACCGTGACCGCGTTTTCCCAGGGTATCAACCAGTCCTCGGCCGGCACCGACAAGGGCAACGCCATTATTAACTGCCACCTGGCCACTGGCCGGATTGGCAAGCCCGGTGCGGCGCCCTTCTCCCTGACCGGCCAGCCCAACGCCATGGGCGGCCGCGAAGTGGGCGGGCTGGCCAACACGCTTGCGGCTCACATGGACTACGACAGCCCGGGAGCCCGGGACCGGGTGGCCCGTTTCTGGGGCACAGACTCCGTGGCGGACGGGCCCGGCATGAAAGCGGTGGACCTGTTCGATGCGGTGGAACGGGGCGAGATCAAGGTGCTGTGGATCATGGCGACCAACCCCGCGGTGAGTCTGCCGGAGACCGATCGTATCCGCCAGGCGCTGGCCCGATGTCCCACTGTGATTGTCTCGGACTGTGTGCGGGAAACCGATACTGCGCGCTACGCGGATATCCTGCTGCCCGCGGCGGGTTGGGGCGAGAAGGACGGCACGGTCACCAATTCCGAGCGCTGCATTTCGCGCCAGCGCCGGTTTCTTCCGCTGCCGGGGGAGGCCAGGCCGGACTGGTGGATTGTCAGCCAGGTGGCCCGGGCGCTGGGCCATGGCCCGGGGTTTGATTACCAGGGCCCGGCGGACATCTTTCGGGAACATGCCCGACTCTCCGGTTTTGAGAACGATGGGGCGCGCTTCTTCAACATTTCCGGCCTCGCCAACCTCACCGACTGGCAATACGAGCGACTGGCACCCACCCAGTGGCCGGCGAGAGGTGGGGAGCCTGACGCCGATGCTGGCGCCCAACGGCTGTTCACGGACGGCCGCTTTGCTACCGGCAACGGGCGGGCCCGACTGATACCGGTTGGCTCTCGCCTGCCGGTTCGCCCGCCCACGGAGGTGTTTCCCCTGGTGGTCAACACCGGCCGTATTCGCGACCAGTGGCACACCATGACCCGCACCGGACGGTCGGGACGCTTGCTGGCTCACCGACCGGAGCCGTTCATCGATGTGCATCCGGAGGATGTCCGCGCATACCAGTTGATGCCCGGCGGGCTGGCCACACTCACCAGCGCCCATGGTCAGTTCATTGGCCGGGTGCGGGTGGCGCCTGAGCAGCGACGGGGCGAAGTGTTTGTGCCGATCCACTGGAACCGGCAGTTCACCGGTCAGGGCCTGGCCACCGCACTTACCGACAGCCTGGTGGACCCGGTGTCCGGTCAGCCGGAAGCCAAACACGGCCGTGCCGCCCTCGCCGAATGGCCCGCGCGCTGGCATGGTCGTCTGCTGGTTCGTCGTGACCGGCCCAGGCGCTGGCAGGCGGATTACTGGGCCCACCAGCCAATCGCGCAATGTGAGAGCTGGTTCGTGGCCGGACATTCGACCGTGGACTGGGCCGAGGCGGTGGCAGACTGGCTGGGTGGCGCCCCGCAACTGGTGATGCAGGATGCTCGGGAGGGACGGTTCCGGGCGGCCCGGATTCGCAACGGTCAGTTGGAGGCGGTGCTGATGGTGGACCGTGATCCGAACGCCCTGCCAGCCATGGACTGGGTGGCAGAGTGTTTCAGCCTGCCGGAGCTTGATGAGGCCACCCGCAGAGGCCTGCTGGCGGCAAGAGCCCTGGATGGCGATGACATGGGCAACCTGGTCTGCAGCTGTTTTCAGGTAGGCGACCGTCAGATACAGAAAGCCATCGAGCAGGGCGCCAACAGCGTGGAGGCCCTGGGGCAGGCGTTGCGGTGTGGTACCAATTGTGGCTCCTGCCTGCCGGAGATCCGGAGCTTGCTGCCGGTCATTACCGAGGCGGTGTAAGTGGACTCAGCATCTGCACCGGTACCCGGTAGCGCACCCCTTTCGAGGGGCCAATACCGTCCACGGTGCAGGTCTTGCGGTTGACCCGGACGATCTCTCCGTGCAGTTCCCGGCGACCGGTGCCGAAACGCACGGTATCGCCCACCTGCCAGCGGGCCAGTTGCTGGCGGGTATCGACGGGCGCAAACGGTGTGTCTGGCAGCGCCACGCCCTGCTCGCCCGCCAGCTCCGCCAAGGCTGTCCGCGTGGTCCGGGCTGCCCCGCTTTCGTGCAGCTCATCGAGAATGGTGTAGAAATGCAGGTTGTGCACCGAGCCCCGGTAGCGCTGACCGGCGCATTGTTGCAACAGATGGGCGAATTCATGGCAACAGGTATGGGCCAGAAGATTCAGGGTGCTCAGCTCGCCGTCAAAATACCCCCGCTTGCAAATCTCCCGCCCCGACAGCCAGCCACTGGCAGTTTCCGGTCGGTGCTTGGCGGCAATCATACGGACACCATAGGTGATCAGGTGCTGCCCGGTGTGGGCATCGAAACGATGATAGGTAGCCTGGCCTGAGCCTACCCGGCAGTGCAGGAGGCTGCCCGGATGGCGCTCACGAATCCACGCTTTGGCGGGCTGCCAGAGGTGGTCGCGGGTGACGGCGCACATGAGTTTGCCGAGGCTGACGGCGGTCTGGGTTGGTAGGGGCGTTTTATGCAAACTTGGTACCTGGCCAATTCACGGATGCGTAAGAATAGATAAGCTTAACGTTCGATTTTATGGTTTGCTATGGACTGGTTGACCCTGACCCCGTATTAGATCCATCCAGAGTCAGGAAAACCTGGATATCCAGTTTTCGACATCCTCTCACAGCGATTCGCTTGGCAGCGCCGACGAAGCCGCCGCTTGAACCCTCAACGTTAATCAGACAAACTGTCACCATATATCAATAAATGGTGACGATTTGTCTGGATCCGGCTCTGCCCAATTCTCCCGAGCACAACTTCAAACCCTGTTCCGCCAGCGCGGCGGCCAGCTGCGCCTGAGCGAGGCACTGGCCCAGGGTTATAATCGCTATCAGTTTTATCAGCTCCGGGACGAGGGGCTGATAGAGCCGGTCAGCCGTGGCCTGTACCGGCTGGCGGACCTGCCTCCTATCGAAAACCCGGATCTGGTGATCGCCGCGACGCGTTTCCCCCATGCCGTGCTTTGCCTGATTTCTGCGCTGGACTGGCACGGCATTACGACGCATATTCCCCACCAGGTGCATCTGGCGGTGGATCGGGAGGCTCGCCTCCCGGTTCTGGATTATCCGCCGGTGGCCGGGTACCGATTCTCCGGGCAGGCCTTTAGTACAGGCATTGAACAGGTCGACGCAGATGGCATCGCGCTGAAGGTTTACAATCCAGAAAAAACCCTGGCGGATTGTTTCAAGTTTCGCAACCGCATCGGCATGGATGTGGTGCTGGAGGCACTGGAGCTTTATCGCATACGTAAAACCTTTCTGCCGGGCAAGCTGATGGAATACGCCAGAATTTGCCGGGTCGCCAATGTGATGGCCCCCTACGTGGAAGCCAAGTTGTGAATCGAAGCAGTCCTTCAACGGAATAACCAAAGTGAAAGGAGATCACGATGGCCAAAAACACTGCCGCGTCCGTTCGTCAGAAACTACTGAATAAAGCCCGGCAAGAAAAGCGCCCCTTTAAAGAATTGTTGCAGTATTACGCCATGGAGCGGTTTCTGTATCGGCTGAGTCAATCGCCCCACAGTGGCTGCTATACCCTGAAGGGTGCACTGATGCTATGGGCAATGCAGGGACCGACCAGCCGACCGACCCGGGATATCGATATGCTGGGCCAGACCAGCAATGAACCGGCGGCTATTCTGTCTCAGGTGAGGGACATTATCGCCACTGAGGTGGTGGATGACGGTTTGCACTTCGATTCGGATACCCTCAAGGCAGAAACAATCACCGAAGATGCGGACTACCAGGGGCTGAGGGTGACCTTCATCGGTTTTCTCGACAACGCCAGAATTCCGATGCAACTGGATATGGGCTTTGGAGATCCCATATTTCCGTTCCCATCTTGGTTGGAATTTCCGGTGTTACTGGATTTTCCCGCCGCCCGAATCAAGTGTTACACGCCGGAATCGGCCATAGCCGAAAAGTTCCAGGCGATGGTGAAGCTGGGTGATCTGAACAGCCGGATGAAGGACTTTTACGATATCTGGCTGATGTCCCGCCAGTACAAATTCCGGTTGGAAAACCTGAAGGGTGCTGTTGACGGCACTTTCCAGAAACGCGGGACAGAAATCCCTGAAACCAATCCCTTTTCTGACGCTTTTATGGATAGCAAACAGCCACAGTGGAAAGCTTTCCGTAACCGCCTTGGCCAGGATCATGTGACTGAGGCCTTTTCAGAGGTCGTAGAAGCGATAGTTGAGTTTCTCGGTCCTGCAATGGAGGGTAAAGCCGTGGATGCGCGCAGCGAGACTTGGCACCCGCCCGGTCCCTGGAGCCGATAGGCCTTTGGTTCGCTCCATTTCTCGAGTCAGCTCAAATGCTGGCATTTTCAGCGCCTAATTTTCTCTTAAAGTCGATAAAACCTGATCGAAAATATCCTCATCTGCGCTGATCGTAATCCATTGAGACGGTTGTCTCGACGTGGCGATGAAGGCGGTGGTGTATCCATTGATCGTTGCGGAAAAACCGTAGACACCCTTGTTCAAAACCAGTTTTCTTATATCACCTGCAGAATTCTGCGCTTGCTGATACCCCTCCATCAATTCTTCCACCGCTGTCGAGAACTCTGGGTTGGTAT
The nucleotide sequence above comes from Marinobacter gudaonensis. Encoded proteins:
- a CDS encoding ABC transporter ATP-binding protein codes for the protein MSKTHLELTGVEMAFDTPKGPFVALDNVNLKIQKGEFVSLIGHSGCGKSTVLNIVAGLLQATKGGCVLDGHEVNSPGPERAVVFQNHALMPWLTVYENVELAVQQVFRKSMGKQERRDWIHHNLALVNMAHAADKRPGEVSGGMAQRVGIARALAMKPSVLLMDEPFGALDALTRAHLQDSLMEIQQELNNTVIMITHDVDEAVLLSDRIIMMTNGPAATVGEDLRIELPRPRNRVTLADNPEYVHYRQEVLRFLYEKQRKLEHLSPRRSGTKGTSEPEEDKTQTRVARA
- a CDS encoding nitrate reductase, whose amino-acid sequence is MTSTDHSSATVKTTCPYCGVGCGVNAKATGTEGDQTHPANRGRLCVKGSALHETLTPEGRLLKPSVRGRDTDWSTAINEVAGAIRESVDQHGPGSVAFYLSGQLLTEDYYVANKLAKGFIRTPHVDTNSRLCMSSAVAAHKRAFGGDLVPGCYEDLELADLLVIAGSNAAWAHPVLYQRMQASARPGRKVVVIDPRRTATSDLADLHLALRPGTDTILFNGLLVWLAHHGVVDKHYLDAHCDGYEDSLAAARSVAPNVDAVASLCDLPVEEVNRFYEWFSEHPRTVTAFSQGINQSSAGTDKGNAIINCHLATGRIGKPGAAPFSLTGQPNAMGGREVGGLANTLAAHMDYDSPGARDRVARFWGTDSVADGPGMKAVDLFDAVERGEIKVLWIMATNPAVSLPETDRIRQALARCPTVIVSDCVRETDTARYADILLPAAGWGEKDGTVTNSERCISRQRRFLPLPGEARPDWWIVSQVARALGHGPGFDYQGPADIFREHARLSGFENDGARFFNISGLANLTDWQYERLAPTQWPARGGEPDADAGAQRLFTDGRFATGNGRARLIPVGSRLPVRPPTEVFPLVVNTGRIRDQWHTMTRTGRSGRLLAHRPEPFIDVHPEDVRAYQLMPGGLATLTSAHGQFIGRVRVAPEQRRGEVFVPIHWNRQFTGQGLATALTDSLVDPVSGQPEAKHGRAALAEWPARWHGRLLVRRDRPRRWQADYWAHQPIAQCESWFVAGHSTVDWAEAVADWLGGAPQLVMQDAREGRFRAARIRNGQLEAVLMVDRDPNALPAMDWVAECFSLPELDEATRRGLLAARALDGDDMGNLVCSCFQVGDRQIQKAIEQGANSVEALGQALRCGTNCGSCLPEIRSLLPVITEAV
- a CDS encoding type IV toxin-antitoxin system AbiEi family antitoxin domain-containing protein; the protein is MSGSGSAQFSRAQLQTLFRQRGGQLRLSEALAQGYNRYQFYQLRDEGLIEPVSRGLYRLADLPPIENPDLVIAATRFPHAVLCLISALDWHGITTHIPHQVHLAVDREARLPVLDYPPVAGYRFSGQAFSTGIEQVDADGIALKVYNPEKTLADCFKFRNRIGMDVVLEALELYRIRKTFLPGKLMEYARICRVANVMAPYVEAKL
- a CDS encoding nucleotidyl transferase AbiEii/AbiGii toxin family protein, whose product is MAKNTAASVRQKLLNKARQEKRPFKELLQYYAMERFLYRLSQSPHSGCYTLKGALMLWAMQGPTSRPTRDIDMLGQTSNEPAAILSQVRDIIATEVVDDGLHFDSDTLKAETITEDADYQGLRVTFIGFLDNARIPMQLDMGFGDPIFPFPSWLEFPVLLDFPAARIKCYTPESAIAEKFQAMVKLGDLNSRMKDFYDIWLMSRQYKFRLENLKGAVDGTFQKRGTEIPETNPFSDAFMDSKQPQWKAFRNRLGQDHVTEAFSEVVEAIVEFLGPAMEGKAVDARSETWHPPGPWSR
- a CDS encoding CmpA/NrtA family ABC transporter substrate-binding protein, with product MYTLIHRTARRLCSLLLLTSLWGTTALVHAEVGPAEKPDLKLGFIKLTDMAPLAVAWEQGFFMDEGLFVELEAQANWKVLLDRVITGELDGAHMLAGQPLGASIGYGTRADIITAFSMDLNGNAITVSNEVWETMRKQIPANAEGKPQHPISASALKPVVDAAREKGERFRMGMVFPVSTHNYELRYWLAAGGLNPGFYAPQRGDTSGTLEADVHLSVTPPPQMPATMEAGTIQGYCVGEPWNQQAVFMGIGVPVITDYEIWPNNPEKVFGVTRQWAEDYPNTHLRLLRALIRAAHWLDENNNANREEAVSILARPSYVGADEAVIANSMTGTFEYEKGDVRKVPDFNVFFRYNATYPYPSDAIWYLSQMRRWGQIPEAKPDSWYMETAARVYRADIYEQAARSLIADGTLKASDFPDFEAENFQRPHQGELIDGVAFTPRTPNAYIDSFEIGLKGSQTP
- a CDS encoding ABC transporter permease: MTTITSATPGAETPRWLKRKLQALGEALSPAGLAATGRQMLLPVIGILLFVGFWHLAAPQVDTSLGSFPGPAQVWEQSGQLWQEHVNQRERADKFIAMQEERNARILADNPEADVKIRPYPGAPTFPDQIVTSLFTVLAGFVLATAIAVPLGIVVGLNRHFQAAVNPLIQVFKPVSPLAWLPLVTMVVSATYVSDDPMFEKSFITSMITVTLCSLWPTLINTSVGVAAVNPDLLNVSRVLRLSFWTHVRKVVLPSSVPMIFTGLRVSLGIAWMVLIAAEMLAQSPGLGKFVWDEFQNGSSQSLSRIMVAVLAIGFIGFVLDRVMLLIQRKVAWNE